One part of the Tunicatimonas pelagia genome encodes these proteins:
- a CDS encoding FG-GAP-like repeat-containing protein, whose protein sequence is MIHNFTCSLFCFLLFLFTLPAVAQFGGRQVVSSQQEVQAPVLVADFNQDGVSDVIVVEDESTSGSTLLRYLIRSNDGSGNFNTGQLIKEEKKEPWLDLRAQDIDGDGRIDLTLRQEEANKLGWLRNQGASFKWEANILNNFDSYGVVDYTLSRVDNDQYADLLILTETGVLWGKNNFGDPFSSPTALLNPEDENLTSIFTYDFDQDGDEDIFLLGNFVSVYRRETDGTYTFQKLEAEYFDEIREPQFADMDGDGTEDLVLTDSWGCASSNLWFYKNTGNQFSPSPNYITGFNEGTFLDVDYIDEYYPEDIDGDGDLDLYISSEYGACADLGGNETLLWIENINNWAETAARRLIEHHTVRFAHFNSDNKVDFFIAPWWFGGSSSSLEENNFDSDFIWIEAGVLNNKETLVHNYQSIDQDIKLPISDLLIDDLDGNGISIVSTSGAKVMNHAKSEGTYAATTVKYYEYDYEGSSRLNSADADGDGTRDLFVTHEQLSYVYFSWYNQTSNYYQENNTLAYLGEPLPLDLLLTDFDSDNDIDVILSDSRYNQWYTNDGNGSYTREGEIPVFNAIINYDNDGIDDFISSNATYRSLGDGTVEQVLSIGGNQVLDLNGDGRDDILSVTSGTSYWYQNLGEGTFGEQQALDLSPQNAYHFTDIDNDGDADFVYNNVGNLVWKENTDGQGTFSADQLIEAISTTVIRSADMDDDGDRDLVVGGDGFIYEYENQFTDTAPTELSLALEGKEGLQQDTIAIPLKVESGFAELASLSFSLAWDSEIATYADIESNENFTLELNSTENGKIGITWNNPGGASKADGSTLLSLQLVLVGNEESGTDVSFTSDPVGQASANAEGQTIPLTTKNTQITINPSQAPSDISLTENIVDENQAVGTEVGKFNTDDDDISDSFVYALVDGEGDNDNSSFSIDGNSLITQATFDYETDSVYSIRVQTTDTRGKTFAKIFTIKIGNVDDTNNSPTDITLSATSVDENSGSSVVIGEFTITDADPEDNHTLSFVGGEGSDDNDAFAIGSSQELIAREAFDYEAQSEYEIRIQADDSNGGRLSKAFTITVNDLDESTNSTPTAIELNETEIEENQPANTVVGTFTTTDTDAEDEHTYMLVEGEGDTGNGLFQIKDDQLQTVKSLDYEEQQEYSIRVKTDDGKGGEFVSVFAIEVINQADNPNQPPTDIILNANTIDENRPAGTLVGTLLTEDPDNAIFTYQLVDGSGSTDNSSFFIQGNELRSAISFDYETLSQRSIRIRSDDGRGGTFSKEFTVVINNLEDQPNRVPTNIVISNASIEEGQPSGTPVGVLSTTDPDTDNEHQYQVLNRNGQVPFSIDGDTLVSTASLDVAAQNSYLVEVQSDDGQGGVYVRTLAISVAPAGSIDVLGVINPVNDQQAAINEAFTLEIPNDVFRGDDLQITVTQADGTALPEWLTFNTETNTLSGTPPNDESLTLSITATNTAGESVSDEFVLSVEGVTALGDDISRQWNIYPIPARRTLFIQGKVDMMQLQSYRLINVQGKVVATQQLRPGVSNDVRIDVSALTGGMYLLELQTNRKLHQTRILIE, encoded by the coding sequence ATGATACACAATTTTACCTGTTCACTATTCTGTTTTTTACTTTTTCTGTTTACCCTTCCAGCGGTGGCTCAGTTTGGAGGACGGCAGGTAGTCTCTTCTCAGCAAGAAGTACAAGCCCCTGTTCTGGTAGCCGATTTCAATCAAGACGGAGTAAGTGATGTCATCGTAGTAGAAGATGAAAGCACATCTGGCTCAACCCTGCTTCGCTACCTTATCCGTTCCAACGATGGAAGCGGAAACTTCAATACTGGGCAGTTAATAAAAGAAGAGAAAAAGGAACCTTGGTTAGATTTACGAGCTCAAGATATTGACGGTGACGGACGAATTGATCTAACACTACGCCAGGAAGAGGCGAACAAACTGGGGTGGTTAAGAAATCAGGGGGCCTCGTTTAAATGGGAAGCGAACATACTAAACAACTTTGATTCTTACGGGGTGGTTGACTACACACTAAGCCGAGTAGATAATGATCAGTACGCTGACCTGTTGATATTAACCGAAACTGGGGTGCTGTGGGGTAAAAATAATTTTGGCGACCCCTTTAGCTCACCTACTGCCCTACTAAACCCAGAAGATGAAAACCTTACTTCTATCTTTACTTATGACTTTGATCAGGACGGCGACGAAGATATTTTCTTACTAGGTAATTTTGTGAGTGTTTACCGAAGAGAAACCGATGGCACTTATACATTTCAGAAGTTAGAAGCAGAGTATTTTGATGAGATACGGGAACCGCAGTTCGCGGATATGGATGGCGATGGTACGGAAGACTTGGTTTTAACGGATAGTTGGGGCTGTGCTTCTTCCAACTTGTGGTTCTACAAAAATACGGGTAATCAATTTTCCCCTTCACCAAATTACATTACTGGATTTAATGAAGGAACCTTCTTAGATGTTGACTACATAGATGAATATTATCCGGAAGATATTGACGGCGATGGTGATCTGGATCTGTACATAAGCTCAGAGTACGGAGCTTGCGCTGATCTTGGCGGTAATGAAACATTGCTATGGATTGAAAATATAAATAACTGGGCGGAAACTGCGGCTCGCAGACTCATTGAGCATCATACCGTCAGGTTTGCTCACTTCAACTCAGATAACAAAGTAGATTTTTTCATAGCCCCTTGGTGGTTTGGAGGTTCCTCCTCCTCACTGGAAGAGAATAACTTCGATAGCGATTTTATCTGGATTGAAGCAGGTGTATTGAATAATAAAGAAACGTTGGTGCATAACTACCAGTCTATTGACCAGGATATTAAGCTACCAATTAGCGATTTACTGATAGATGACTTAGATGGGAACGGTATCAGCATTGTATCTACGAGTGGTGCCAAAGTAATGAACCATGCCAAGAGTGAGGGTACATACGCTGCCACAACTGTCAAGTATTATGAATACGACTATGAAGGGAGCTCGAGATTAAACTCAGCTGATGCTGACGGTGATGGTACTCGAGATTTATTTGTAACCCACGAACAACTTTCTTATGTATATTTTTCCTGGTACAATCAGACATCAAACTATTATCAAGAAAATAATACCCTTGCCTACCTCGGCGAACCACTTCCCCTCGACCTACTGCTCACCGATTTTGATTCGGATAATGACATAGATGTGATATTGTCAGATTCTAGGTATAATCAGTGGTACACCAATGATGGTAACGGCAGCTACACGCGAGAAGGTGAAATCCCAGTATTCAATGCAATCATCAACTACGATAACGATGGAATTGATGATTTCATTAGTAGCAATGCCACTTACCGAAGCTTAGGTGATGGAACGGTAGAACAGGTACTCAGCATTGGGGGTAACCAAGTACTTGATTTGAACGGAGATGGGCGGGATGATATTCTTTCCGTTACTTCAGGTACTTCGTACTGGTACCAGAACTTGGGTGAGGGCACATTTGGAGAGCAGCAAGCCTTAGACCTTTCTCCCCAAAATGCCTATCATTTTACCGATATAGATAACGATGGTGATGCCGACTTTGTGTACAACAATGTGGGGAACCTAGTTTGGAAAGAAAATACCGACGGGCAGGGCACTTTCTCCGCCGATCAGCTTATTGAAGCTATATCCACCACCGTTATTCGCTCAGCCGATATGGATGATGATGGCGATCGTGATTTGGTAGTAGGCGGGGATGGCTTTATTTATGAGTATGAAAACCAATTCACTGACACAGCCCCTACCGAGTTATCGCTTGCCTTAGAGGGTAAGGAGGGCTTACAGCAAGACACTATTGCTATTCCGCTAAAAGTTGAAAGTGGTTTTGCTGAACTTGCTTCTCTTTCATTTTCCCTGGCGTGGGACTCCGAAATAGCCACTTATGCTGATATAGAAAGTAATGAAAACTTTACGCTAGAACTTAACAGTACTGAAAACGGAAAAATAGGTATCACTTGGAACAATCCGGGCGGAGCCTCCAAAGCCGATGGTAGCACCTTGCTTTCGCTCCAGCTGGTACTGGTCGGGAATGAAGAAAGTGGCACCGATGTTTCCTTCACTAGCGATCCGGTAGGGCAAGCTTCCGCGAACGCCGAAGGGCAGACCATTCCGCTTACTACCAAAAACACCCAAATTACCATTAACCCCAGCCAAGCTCCCAGCGACATTAGTTTGACTGAGAATATTGTAGACGAAAATCAGGCGGTGGGTACCGAAGTGGGAAAATTCAATACGGATGATGACGACATTAGTGATAGCTTTGTGTACGCACTCGTAGATGGGGAAGGCGATAATGACAACAGCTCATTTAGCATTGATGGCAATTCCCTAATCACCCAGGCTACTTTTGACTACGAGACTGATTCGGTATACAGCATCCGAGTGCAAACCACGGATACCCGAGGAAAGACGTTCGCTAAAATTTTCACCATTAAAATAGGCAATGTAGACGATACGAATAACTCCCCTACCGACATTACACTTTCGGCTACTAGCGTAGACGAAAATAGCGGATCGAGTGTGGTGATAGGTGAATTTACTATTACTGATGCTGATCCCGAAGATAATCATACGCTTTCGTTTGTGGGTGGTGAAGGCAGTGATGACAATGATGCTTTTGCAATTGGCAGTAGTCAAGAGCTCATTGCCCGCGAAGCATTTGACTACGAAGCGCAAAGCGAGTATGAAATTCGCATTCAGGCTGATGATAGCAACGGTGGTAGATTGTCGAAAGCCTTCACCATTACCGTTAACGATCTGGACGAAAGCACGAACAGTACCCCTACAGCGATCGAGCTTAATGAAACTGAAATAGAAGAGAATCAACCAGCCAATACTGTAGTGGGCACCTTCACTACCACCGATACCGATGCTGAAGATGAGCATACGTACATGTTAGTAGAAGGGGAAGGTGATACCGGTAATGGCTTATTTCAGATTAAAGATGACCAGTTACAAACCGTAAAAAGTTTGGATTATGAAGAGCAGCAGGAATACTCTATTCGGGTAAAAACCGACGATGGAAAAGGTGGTGAATTCGTTAGTGTCTTTGCTATTGAAGTAATCAATCAAGCTGATAACCCCAACCAGCCCCCCACCGATATTATCCTAAATGCAAATACCATTGACGAGAACCGGCCAGCGGGTACCCTGGTAGGCACCCTGCTCACGGAAGACCCCGATAACGCGATCTTTACCTACCAATTAGTTGATGGTAGCGGTAGCACCGATAATAGCTCATTCTTCATCCAGGGGAATGAGTTGCGGTCGGCAATCAGCTTCGACTACGAAACGCTAAGCCAGCGCAGCATTCGTATCCGGTCCGACGATGGCCGAGGCGGTACTTTTAGCAAAGAGTTTACCGTAGTCATCAACAATCTAGAAGATCAGCCTAACCGGGTACCCACCAATATTGTGATTAGTAACGCTAGCATTGAAGAAGGTCAACCTTCGGGAACCCCGGTAGGAGTATTAAGCACCACTGACCCCGATACAGACAACGAGCACCAGTATCAGGTGCTGAACCGTAACGGACAGGTTCCCTTTTCAATTGACGGAGATACATTAGTGAGTACAGCTAGCCTCGATGTTGCTGCTCAGAACAGTTATCTTGTCGAAGTACAATCCGACGACGGCCAGGGTGGAGTGTACGTTAGAACCCTAGCCATTTCGGTGGCTCCGGCAGGTAGTATCGACGTGCTCGGGGTAATTAACCCCGTTAACGATCAGCAAGCAGCGATTAATGAAGCATTCACCTTAGAAATCCCGAATGATGTGTTTCGTGGAGACGATTTGCAGATCACGGTTACTCAGGCTGATGGCACAGCACTGCCGGAGTGGCTTACTTTTAATACGGAGACGAATACCCTCAGTGGCACTCCACCCAATGATGAGTCGCTTACGCTTAGCATCACGGCTACCAATACTGCGGGAGAAAGTGTTAGTGATGAGTTTGTGCTATCAGTAGAGGGAGTTACAGCTCTTGGAGATGACATATCCCGCCAGTGGAATATCTATCCAATACCAGCCCGCCGCACCCTTTTCATTCAAGGCAAAGTGGATATGATGCAGCTCCAATCGTACCGACTTATTAATGTACAGGGAAAAGTGGTAGCTACCCAACAGCTTCGCCCGGGAGTGAGTAATGATGTTCGCATTGATGTATCGGCCCTGACCGGAGGCATGTACTTGCTAGAATTACAAACTAACCGAAAATTGCACCAAACCCGGATTCTGATCGAGTAA
- a CDS encoding DUF1697 domain-containing protein, translated as MNHTNQYIAFLRGINVGGHKKVPMADLRKQVEALGFTQVVTILNSGNVIFSTAESKEDTLEKMIAEDLKQSFGFPVPVLVRSAAVITHLLEANPFQNIEVTKNIRQYVSFLKEEPSNDLTLPWTTEDDSYRIFDIRDRTVCSLLDLSVTQTTKGMGALEQLFGKNITTRNWNTLLRIANKLG; from the coding sequence ATGAACCATACTAACCAATATATTGCCTTTCTGCGAGGTATCAACGTGGGCGGACACAAAAAAGTACCTATGGCTGATCTTCGGAAACAAGTGGAAGCTTTAGGCTTTACCCAAGTAGTCACGATTCTTAATTCGGGCAACGTCATTTTCTCCACTGCCGAAAGCAAGGAAGACACCTTAGAGAAAATGATTGCCGAGGATTTAAAGCAATCTTTTGGGTTTCCTGTTCCAGTATTGGTCAGAAGTGCCGCAGTAATTACCCATCTGCTAGAAGCAAATCCATTTCAAAATATTGAAGTGACGAAGAACATTCGGCAATATGTTTCTTTTCTGAAAGAGGAACCTTCCAATGATCTGACGTTACCTTGGACTACGGAAGATGACTCGTACCGCATTTTTGATATAAGAGATAGAACAGTTTGCAGCCTGCTAGATCTATCTGTTACCCAAACTACCAAGGGAATGGGAGCATTGGAGCAACTATTTGGTAAAAACATCACAACTCGTAACTGGAATACCCTGCTGCGAATTGCTAATAAGTTAGGTTGA
- a CDS encoding helix-turn-helix domain-containing protein, translated as MPLLFLLASLGVINGSLVGLYLIVKRPRAVVDSYFGGLLLALSIRIGKSVFFYFSSEVDQLILQIGLSVCVFIGPFFYLYSRALQRQEQSFQRKDILLLLFLVLSVLMVGLVYPYRTYPEIWNGYIIYGIYTVWLSFTLLGLYYNGKMLHRLIFQPWVMSHNQQYIAAIALAMLLITATYQTALFVGFTYIWGSLIFSFTFYYLMGRVFISRKSVTPQVPARPLENGSALLNQVDKLMELEKPYTNQKLKLDELAAQVAIPKHTLSRVLNEVYTNGFSHYIKEYRVKEAQRLIATRHDLSLEGIGYEAGFNSKSAFFEAFKKVANCTPAEYKKSR; from the coding sequence ATGCCTTTACTATTCTTATTAGCAAGCCTGGGTGTGATAAACGGTAGCTTGGTAGGACTGTATCTCATTGTTAAAAGGCCAAGAGCAGTAGTAGACAGCTATTTTGGGGGACTACTGTTGGCACTGAGTATCCGTATTGGCAAGTCAGTATTTTTCTATTTCAGCTCTGAGGTAGATCAACTAATTCTGCAAATTGGTCTTTCAGTCTGCGTATTCATTGGTCCCTTTTTCTATCTCTACTCCAGAGCACTGCAACGGCAGGAGCAAAGCTTCCAGCGAAAAGACATACTGTTATTGCTATTTTTAGTATTAAGTGTCCTGATGGTAGGGCTAGTTTATCCTTATCGTACCTATCCTGAAATCTGGAACGGATACATCATCTACGGAATTTATACAGTCTGGCTGTCTTTCACTTTGTTAGGTTTATACTACAACGGAAAGATGCTGCACAGATTGATTTTCCAGCCTTGGGTTATGAGCCATAACCAGCAGTATATTGCGGCTATCGCTCTGGCAATGCTATTAATTACAGCTACTTATCAGACGGCTTTATTCGTAGGGTTTACCTACATTTGGGGATCTCTCATCTTTTCATTTACCTTTTATTATCTGATGGGCCGGGTTTTTATTTCCCGCAAATCGGTGACACCGCAAGTCCCGGCTCGTCCGCTGGAGAATGGCTCGGCACTATTAAATCAAGTAGATAAGCTGATGGAATTAGAGAAGCCATATACAAATCAGAAACTAAAGCTGGATGAACTGGCTGCCCAGGTTGCTATTCCTAAGCACACACTCTCGCGAGTACTTAATGAAGTGTACACAAATGGTTTTTCCCACTACATTAAAGAGTATCGGGTAAAGGAAGCTCAGCGACTCATTGCCACTCGTCATGATTTATCCCTCGAAGGAATTGGGTACGAAGCTGGGTTTAATTCTAAGTCAGCTTTCTTTGAAGCCTTTAAGAAAGTAGCTAATTGCACTCCTGCTGAGTATAAAAAATCAAGATAA
- a CDS encoding PQQ-dependent sugar dehydrogenase produces the protein MKRATFSSILLLLFSLSALGQTDQDLIKEVINKFIDGTTYNYPDTITSAFHPGTSMFLYNGSDTVWSVTSEEYASWYSRRAPGTPNDRIGSISSIDVVLDVAFAKVQFIIPSFGNRYYDLLLLKKIQGEWKIVAKCTSAEPIPQTPQEMRAQPVKETVMDGFDRPWSMALLSEEEAIIAEKDGDLLKVNTTTKRRQKISGLPDDVGREILIDTTMHQPGVFPSSTHGQHHSFNAGWFQVLLDPDFAENSYIYLSYAAENEERASTTKVIRGRLSGTQLTDVETLFLAEPYSHGLFHYGGGMIFGSDGKLYITIGERNFYEHLNPVPPLSQDITDKRGKIIRINPDGSIPEDNPEFGPNAIPGLYATGIRASQGLAINPATEKIWFSEHGTIQGDELNILTAGANYGWPHRTTGSYRTENYSPPIIPGTDFTNPVYFWDQTVAPTGLTFYTGREFPQWEGNLIVPALSKGSLWRITVEGDTVISAEELFIDDRVRLRKAVVSPQGQLYLLTDEENGKLIRVKNAKR, from the coding sequence ATGAAACGAGCAACCTTCTCAAGTATCTTACTTTTATTATTCAGTCTATCTGCTTTAGGACAAACTGATCAGGATTTGATAAAGGAGGTCATAAACAAATTTATTGACGGCACTACCTACAACTATCCTGATACTATTACATCGGCATTTCATCCGGGCACCTCTATGTTTCTGTACAATGGCAGCGACACAGTTTGGTCAGTTACCTCTGAAGAATACGCCTCTTGGTATTCCCGAAGAGCCCCCGGCACTCCCAATGACCGAATTGGTAGTATCAGTAGTATCGATGTGGTGCTCGATGTAGCCTTTGCTAAAGTACAATTTATCATTCCTTCTTTTGGTAACCGTTACTATGACCTACTACTACTGAAGAAAATCCAGGGCGAATGGAAGATTGTGGCTAAGTGTACTTCGGCAGAGCCTATCCCTCAAACCCCACAAGAAATGAGGGCTCAGCCTGTGAAAGAAACAGTCATGGATGGCTTCGATAGACCTTGGAGTATGGCCCTTTTATCGGAAGAGGAAGCAATTATTGCTGAAAAGGATGGTGATTTGCTAAAAGTTAATACAACTACCAAGAGGCGACAGAAGATTAGTGGCTTGCCTGATGATGTAGGGCGGGAAATACTGATTGATACGACTATGCACCAGCCAGGAGTGTTTCCGTCTAGCACCCACGGGCAGCACCATAGTTTTAATGCCGGATGGTTTCAGGTACTGCTTGATCCTGATTTTGCGGAGAATAGCTACATCTATCTATCCTACGCTGCTGAAAACGAGGAACGGGCTAGCACTACTAAGGTAATCAGAGGCAGATTATCAGGAACCCAGCTTACCGATGTGGAAACGTTATTTCTAGCTGAACCGTATTCACACGGATTGTTTCACTACGGGGGTGGAATGATATTTGGATCCGACGGAAAGCTCTACATCACCATTGGTGAGCGAAATTTCTACGAGCACCTCAACCCGGTGCCTCCACTCTCGCAAGATATTACTGATAAGCGAGGTAAGATTATCCGAATCAACCCCGACGGAAGCATTCCCGAGGATAACCCTGAATTTGGGCCGAATGCCATTCCCGGATTATACGCTACTGGAATACGGGCATCGCAGGGATTAGCCATCAATCCGGCTACGGAGAAGATCTGGTTTAGCGAGCACGGCACTATTCAGGGTGATGAACTCAACATACTGACTGCGGGGGCCAATTACGGTTGGCCGCACCGTACCACCGGGAGCTACCGAACCGAAAATTATAGCCCACCAATTATTCCTGGCACCGATTTTACTAATCCGGTATATTTCTGGGATCAAACCGTTGCTCCTACAGGGCTTACTTTTTACACCGGGCGGGAGTTTCCTCAGTGGGAGGGTAACCTGATTGTACCTGCACTAAGTAAGGGCAGCCTATGGCGGATTACCGTAGAAGGTGATACCGTCATTAGTGCCGAAGAACTGTTTATTGATGACCGGGTACGCCTCAGAAAAGCGGTGGTAAGTCCCCAAGGGCAACTCTATCTACTAACTGATGAAGAGAATGGTAAGCTAATACGAGTAAAGAATGCTAAACGGTAG
- a CDS encoding BLUF domain-containing protein: MYALVYISEANQSFSMAELRTLAKRANWRNKLLSITGFLTYKDGQFLQYLEGEEKTVISLMNTIRQDSRHTVVKLIELPDQPQQYLVNWHMRYLSGPDLRTVNLEDLLADTLKKLDSGIYSQEKILQLVHSILSKFSRYFADNPLVFSPPL; this comes from the coding sequence ATGTACGCTCTAGTTTACATCAGCGAGGCTAACCAATCCTTCAGCATGGCCGAGCTGCGGACGCTAGCCAAGCGGGCCAATTGGCGCAATAAGCTACTTTCAATCACCGGGTTTCTTACTTACAAGGATGGTCAGTTTCTCCAGTATCTGGAAGGTGAAGAAAAGACCGTAATTAGTTTGATGAATACTATCCGGCAAGACAGTAGACATACGGTAGTTAAACTGATCGAACTTCCCGACCAGCCCCAGCAATACTTGGTCAACTGGCATATGCGCTACTTATCAGGCCCTGATTTAAGAACTGTTAACTTAGAAGATTTACTGGCCGATACATTGAAGAAACTAGACAGTGGTATCTACAGCCAAGAGAAAATCCTCCAACTGGTGCACAGTATTTTAAGCAAGTTTTCGCGCTACTTCGCTGACAACCCCCTGGTCTTTTCCCCTCCTCTCTAG
- a CDS encoding glycoside hydrolase family 43 protein yields MHKLPALLAFVLLIVWSASEHSYAQIAPASDSVYLFSYFTRNGEDGLHLAYSEDGFTWTTLNDGKPFLQPEVGEDKLMRDPCIIAGPDGKFHMVWTVSWNEKGIGYAHSPDLVNWSEQQYIPVMEHEPDAKNCWAPELFYDEATQQYLIFWATTIPGRFPDTDNQSNEGPPAPGNNHRMYYTTTQDFTTFADTKLFYERGFNVIDATLIENRGQYVMFLKDETNRPFSPQKNIRLAFSTAAEGPYSHPTNAISGRDWVEGPTVIQVDTLWHLYFDRYRKQEYGLMTSPDLVKWIDQSEQLVHPEGMRHGTVLKVSRLVAKQLMK; encoded by the coding sequence ATGCATAAATTACCCGCTTTATTAGCGTTTGTTTTACTAATTGTTTGGTCGGCTTCTGAACACTCTTACGCTCAAATAGCCCCCGCTTCAGATTCAGTGTATTTATTCTCTTATTTCACCAGAAATGGAGAAGATGGGTTGCACTTAGCTTACAGTGAAGACGGTTTTACTTGGACAACGCTCAACGATGGTAAACCATTTTTGCAGCCGGAGGTAGGAGAAGATAAACTTATGCGCGACCCTTGCATTATTGCCGGGCCAGATGGTAAGTTTCATATGGTGTGGACGGTTAGCTGGAACGAAAAAGGCATTGGCTACGCGCATTCTCCCGATTTAGTAAATTGGTCAGAGCAGCAGTATATTCCGGTGATGGAGCACGAGCCGGACGCGAAAAACTGCTGGGCTCCCGAACTGTTTTACGATGAAGCTACTCAGCAGTATTTGATTTTCTGGGCTACCACCATTCCGGGGCGGTTTCCTGACACCGACAATCAAAGCAACGAGGGTCCGCCCGCTCCGGGTAACAACCATCGGATGTACTACACCACCACCCAAGATTTTACCACCTTTGCTGATACGAAGCTATTCTACGAGCGAGGCTTCAATGTGATTGATGCTACCCTAATAGAAAACCGGGGCCAATACGTGATGTTTTTAAAGGATGAGACCAATCGTCCCTTCAGTCCGCAGAAAAATATTCGTTTGGCCTTTAGCACCGCGGCCGAAGGCCCCTACTCCCACCCGACCAACGCAATTAGTGGTCGCGATTGGGTGGAAGGCCCCACAGTTATTCAGGTGGATACACTGTGGCACTTGTATTTTGACCGCTACCGCAAGCAGGAGTACGGACTAATGACCTCACCCGATTTAGTGAAGTGGATCGATCAATCCGAGCAGCTAGTGCATCCGGAAGGTATGCGCCACGGTACGGTGTTGAAGGTAAGCCGCTTGGTTGCCAAGCAACTGATGAAGTAG